The Euphorbia lathyris chromosome 8, ddEupLath1.1, whole genome shotgun sequence genome has a window encoding:
- the LOC136203137 gene encoding glutaredoxin-C6-like: MLMLMLMLCSDFINKNSTLPSFPPIKYFSPVDIISFLHNAMQGLRRCSDDVVLTPSPPSFSIDAAESAEARIQRLISEHPVIIFSRSSCCMCHVMKKLLSTIGVHPTVIELDDHEISALPPPPSPDSDTTLAPSVFIGGTCIGGLESLVALHLSGHLVPKLVDVGALWV; this comes from the coding sequence atgctaatgctaatgctaatgctaTGTTctgattttataaataaaaactcCACCCTCCCTTCCTTCCCTCCCATCAAGTACTTCTCCCCCGTTGACATCATTTCTTTTCTTCACAACGCGATGCAAGGTCTACGACGTTGCTCAGACGACGTCGTCCTTACCCCTTCTCCTCCTTCTTTTTCCATCGACGCCGCTGAATCCGCCGAGGCTCGTATCCAACGCCTCATTTCCGAGCATCCCGTCATCATTTTCTCCAGATCCTCCTGCTGCATGTGCCACGTCATGAAGAAGCTCCTCTCTACTATCGGTGTTCATCCCACCGTTATTGAATTGGATGACCACGAGATCTCcgctcttcctcctcctccttctcctGATTCCGATACCACTCTCGCTCCTTCCGTCTTCATTGGTGGAACCTGCATCGGAGGTCTTGAATCTCTCGTCGCTCTCCATCTCAGCGGCCATCTCGTCCCCAAGCTCGTCGATGTTGGCGCTCTCTGGGTATAA